A window of Aequoribacter fuscus genomic DNA:
TTTTAAAGCCCCACCAATCGGCCCACACGGCAGAGCAAACGCCTTGATCGGCCAGCAGGTCAGCAATTTTGTAGGCTTCAACCGCATGGTGAAAGGCGGTGACTTTGTACCCAAACTCCCGAGCCACATCTAGCATCGTTGCCATCTCATCGGCGCGGTAGCAGTGGTTATGGACCAGGATCTCACCGTCCAACACCCCTACCAGGGTTTCTTTGGCTAAGTCTTGCTTGGGTAGAGGATCACCTTTCTCTTTGGCCTTTTCGATTTTGGCTTTGTAATCTAAGGCATCAATCCAAGCGGATCGATAACCCGCAACATTGCCCATTCGGGTCGAGGGTGCTCGACCTTTATTGCCGTAAACGCGTTTGGGGTTTTCTCCACACGCCATTTTCAAGCCATAGGGCGCCCCTGGAAACTTCATGCCCGCTACCGTACGTGAGGGCACATTCTTTAAAGTAACCGTGCGCCCACCAATAAGATTGGCCGAGCCTGGAAGAATTTGTAATGCGGTAATCCCACCCGCCAATGCAGTGACAAAACCCTGATCCTGAGGCCAAACGCTATGCTCAATCCAGACATCCGGCGTCGTCGGGGCCGTCATTTCATTGACATCAGAATGGGCGCGAACTCCCGGCACTCCCCCAGCGCCGAGGTGCGAGTGCACATCAATAATACCGGGGGTCACCCAGGCACCCTCTAACTCGACGACCTTCGCGCCACGAGCTTTCAGGTTTTTACCAACCTTAGCAATCTTGCCATCTTTTATGAGCACATCACCGTTGTCGATTTGCTCGCCTGTACCCGTCAAAATCGTACCGCCTTTCAGCAGTACTGTCTCTGACGGAAGCGGCGCGTAAGTACTGGGATAGGGCTCAGCCCGCGAAAGCATTGGCACAACCAATGCCAGCGCGCCGAGCCAGCGCAGTGTTATCTTCACCTGAGTTCTCCTTTATTGCTGTGTTGCGTCTTCAAATGTGTGCGCGTTTCGACATGTCGGTAGAGTACGCGGTTTATGTCTTGTCTGACCAGCGGGTTTTGGCGACGATCCCAATAAAGTGCGCGCGCTGCTTTATGCGCCTGGGCAATATCGATCACTGGATCTGGGTAATTCATATCCATACATGCGCGTTCGATAGGACCTAGCTCCCAAGGGGTATGCACGAGAGGAACGGGTAATTCGCTCAGCTCGGGTACCCATTTTTTGATAAAGACCGCATCGGGGTCGTGATCCAAACCCTGTTTAACTGGGTTATAAATTCGCAGAGTATTAATACCGGTAAGCCCTACTTGCATTTGAATCTGCGCGTAGTGAATACCGGGTTCAAAATCTAAAAACCACTGTGCCAGTTGTCGGGCAGCAAATTGCCAACGCCCCTGCATCAAGTGACACAAAGCGCTCACGATCATCGCCCTGCCCCGGAAATGCAGGTATCCGGTATTTTGCAAACAGCGAAGACAGGCGTCTAAATACGGTATTCCTGTATTCCCTGTGGCCCAGGCCTGTTCATTCGCCAAGCTGTGGTCATCCTGAAACTGGTGATACCCAAAATTCATGGGTTCAAACTCAATGCGGTCTTCCGACTCGAACTTCTGAATAAAATGGCAATGCCAATGCAAACGTGAGTTTAACGCGCTTAGGGCTCTTCCCCACCCCGACCGACCGCGCTCTGCTTGAAGCCGCTGATACACTTGGCGGATGCTCAAATTACCCCAAGCTAAATAGGGCGACAAACGCGAGCAGTGCTTGCGACTTAGGAGCGGTTTGGACAGCGCTTTATGGTAGATCTTACCGCGCTCGTCAAAGAAACTCTCCAGCGCGTGCTGCGCGGCGCCAACCCCCCCAAGTTGATGCGACGGATCTCGTGTGCTCCACGCCTTCAATAGCGCACTCTCCATCACATAGTCAGAGAGACATCGCTGTTGGTCCTCAGCCGGCAGCAACTGCGCCCACTCAGGCTCA
This region includes:
- a CDS encoding FAD-binding domain-containing protein is translated as MSANEGLQVVWFKRDLRLEDHAPLAAAANGKPTLLLYVFEPELMNDPHYSERHWRFVTQSLLEMNGRLEPLNQRVYILKGSMLEVLDAIHAHNPISNLLSHEETGLRVTYERDKAISTWCRQHRVNWQEYQSNGVKRGRYSRDGWAHDWHRVMSQPLAEPEWAQLLPAEDQQRCLSDYVMESALLKAWSTRDPSHQLGGVGAAQHALESFFDERGKIYHKALSKPLLSRKHCSRLSPYLAWGNLSIRQVYQRLQAERGRSGWGRALSALNSRLHWHCHFIQKFESEDRIEFEPMNFGYHQFQDDHSLANEQAWATGNTGIPYLDACLRCLQNTGYLHFRGRAMIVSALCHLMQGRWQFAARQLAQWFLDFEPGIHYAQIQMQVGLTGINTLRIYNPVKQGLDHDPDAVFIKKWVPELSELPVPLVHTPWELGPIERACMDMNYPDPVIDIAQAHKAARALYWDRRQNPLVRQDINRVLYRHVETRTHLKTQHSNKGELR
- a CDS encoding amidohydrolase, with the protein product MKITLRWLGALALVVPMLSRAEPYPSTYAPLPSETVLLKGGTILTGTGEQIDNGDVLIKDGKIAKVGKNLKARGAKVVELEGAWVTPGIIDVHSHLGAGGVPGVRAHSDVNEMTAPTTPDVWIEHSVWPQDQGFVTALAGGITALQILPGSANLIGGRTVTLKNVPSRTVAGMKFPGAPYGLKMACGENPKRVYGNKGRAPSTRMGNVAGYRSAWIDALDYKAKIEKAKEKGDPLPKQDLAKETLVGVLDGEILVHNHCYRADEMATMLDVAREFGYKVTAFHHAVEAYKIADLLADQGVCSAVWADWWGFKMEAYDGIKENAALLHEAGACAVVHSDDAHGIQRLNQETAKVVGAAKRAGINIPKSTAIQWITLNAAKALGIDAMTGSLEPGKMADLVVWNNDPFSVYALAQQVYIDGAVVFDRADVAKQPMMDFGVGNGVIGGGQ